In Polynucleobacter sp. MWH-S4W17, a genomic segment contains:
- the rsmH gene encoding 16S rRNA (cytosine(1402)-N(4))-methyltransferase RsmH: MNITHRPVLLAEAVTALVGGPLIQNQSAANKILVIDGTFGRGGHTQALLKELNPSARMISFDKDLDAIAVAQKINDPRLKIVHDSFAHMDQYAEVESVDGILLDLGISSPQVDEAHRGFSFRREGPLDMRMNTDHGLTAAEWLEQASPEEITHVIKTYGEERFAFQIAKAIVAKREEGLSPKTTTQLASLVASIVRTREAGQDPATRTFQALRIFINRELEDLELGLKAALRLLKPGARLAVISFHSLEDRIVKQFMQAHAKVEVPRGLPVREKDLPQSALEIIGRVKPSDAEISENPRARSAIMRVAEKRMGVSA, from the coding sequence ATGAACATAACTCATCGCCCAGTATTACTGGCCGAGGCGGTGACAGCGCTAGTTGGCGGTCCGCTGATTCAAAATCAAAGTGCAGCAAACAAAATTTTGGTAATCGATGGAACCTTCGGGCGCGGCGGTCATACACAAGCTTTGCTCAAGGAGTTGAATCCTTCGGCACGTATGATTTCTTTCGACAAAGATTTGGATGCGATTGCAGTGGCGCAAAAAATCAACGATCCACGTTTAAAGATTGTGCACGACAGTTTTGCACACATGGATCAGTATGCAGAGGTGGAATCAGTCGATGGAATTTTGTTGGACTTGGGAATCAGTTCGCCCCAAGTGGACGAAGCGCATCGGGGATTTTCTTTTCGTCGAGAAGGACCACTCGATATGCGCATGAACACCGATCATGGTTTAACCGCAGCAGAGTGGTTGGAGCAGGCGTCACCAGAGGAAATCACTCACGTGATTAAGACTTACGGAGAAGAACGCTTTGCATTTCAGATCGCAAAAGCCATTGTGGCTAAGCGAGAAGAGGGCCTTTCCCCTAAAACGACTACTCAGTTGGCAAGCCTAGTTGCAAGCATAGTGCGCACGCGCGAAGCTGGCCAAGATCCCGCAACAAGAACCTTTCAAGCATTGCGTATTTTTATTAATCGCGAGTTAGAAGATTTGGAGCTCGGTTTGAAGGCGGCTCTGAGGTTATTAAAGCCCGGCGCAAGACTTGCAGTGATTAGTTTTCATTCGTTAGAAGATCGTATCGTGAAGCAGTTTATGCAAGCGCATGCAAAAGTCGAAGTACCCCGTGGGTTACCGGTACGCGAAAAAGACTTGCCACAAAGCGCCCTCGAAATTATTGGTCGAGTTAAGCCAAGCGATGCTGAGATATCTGAGAATCCTCGTGCCCGCTCTGCAATTATGCGTGTGGCTGAAAAGCGCATGGGAGTATCCGCATGA
- the ftsL gene encoding cell division protein FtsL codes for MNRATLTLLALLLICALSLVAAQQRARKLFILQERAQIEERKLNQDWLRLEYEQRNLSKSARIRDVARNQLHMSPISPERTLYLKEAK; via the coding sequence ATGAATCGCGCTACTTTGACTCTGCTCGCATTGCTATTAATTTGCGCGCTATCTCTGGTTGCGGCTCAGCAGCGTGCGCGAAAATTATTCATCCTTCAAGAGCGCGCGCAGATAGAAGAGCGTAAGTTAAATCAAGACTGGTTGCGTTTAGAGTATGAGCAGCGGAATTTATCGAAGTCTGCACGTATTCGCGACGTTGCTCGCAATCAATTGCATATGTCTCCGATTTCTCCTGAGCGCACCTTGTATTTGAAGGAGGCAAAATGA
- the mraZ gene encoding division/cell wall cluster transcriptional repressor MraZ, with translation MFQGASALNLDAKGRMSVPARHRDALLVQGEGRITLTKHPDGCLLLFPRPEWETFRARVAQLPMDAHWWRRIFLGNAAEIDLDGAGRVLVSPELRAAAGIEKEVILLGMGSHLELWDAATYAAKEQAAIAQGMPEALKQFNF, from the coding sequence GTGTTTCAAGGTGCGTCAGCTCTCAATTTAGATGCAAAAGGCCGCATGTCTGTGCCGGCTAGGCATCGTGATGCCTTGTTGGTACAGGGTGAGGGCCGAATCACGCTTACAAAACACCCCGACGGCTGCCTACTTCTCTTCCCGCGTCCAGAGTGGGAAACCTTTAGAGCAAGAGTTGCACAACTTCCGATGGATGCCCATTGGTGGCGCCGTATTTTTTTAGGTAACGCTGCGGAAATAGATTTGGATGGTGCTGGTCGTGTACTGGTAAGTCCAGAGTTGCGCGCTGCTGCCGGAATCGAAAAAGAAGTGATTTTGCTCGGCATGGGAAGTCACTTGGAGTTGTGGGACGCGGCTACATACGCTGCAAAAGAACAGGCTGCGATTGCGCAAGGCATGCCTGAAGCACTCAAGCAATTTAATTTTTGA
- a CDS encoding penicillin-binding protein 2 → MRPVGFSTTPNLVLRLPMWRSRLMLFLLFFVFMMLLLRAFWIQGPGNAFYEAKGVRGTQRELELPASRGKILDRNGQVIATSLEAKSVIAYNDTVPDDLAADKVQKLASLLQMSESDLRKKLKEERKQVFLKRQVDPVVAQQIKQLEIPGIGLNNEYRRFYPEGEAMAHVVGFTNVNDKGQEGMELSRENELAGHPGQRRVVVDRLGRVVEDVAILQLPQNGKDLNLSIDSKIQFLAYNAVKDAVEQHHAKAGGAVVLDTQTGEILALANYPSYNPNDRRYLTGEQLRNRVLTDTFEPGSTIKPLTISIALEKGAIRPDTNMVIGASYLVGPKPITDTHPYGNLTVAQIIQKSSNIGTAKIAMNNLSAEEMWDLYTAVGFGQAPKIGFPGAVAGTVHPFKKWMPTDQARIAFGYGISASLFQVARAYTVFARDGELVPLTIERSPEFKPGVKVLSPKTAIEMRNMMEAVTEPGGTAVKAQAEGYRVGGKTGTAHKLVGKGYGNSYRAYFAGLAPISAPRIVVAVMIDEPTGGSHYGGDVAAPVFSTIVGETLRSLNVLPDNKVKQMVLEDKAPEEIRPAAAHAQHVVLKR, encoded by the coding sequence ATGAGACCGGTTGGCTTCTCCACTACGCCAAATTTAGTTTTACGCCTGCCAATGTGGCGGTCTCGTTTGATGCTATTCCTTTTGTTCTTTGTATTCATGATGTTACTGCTACGCGCATTTTGGATTCAGGGTCCAGGAAATGCGTTCTATGAAGCTAAAGGCGTGCGTGGAACTCAGCGCGAATTGGAGCTCCCCGCTAGTCGCGGAAAAATTTTGGATCGTAACGGCCAAGTGATTGCAACGAGCTTGGAAGCCAAGTCGGTCATTGCCTATAACGACACCGTTCCTGATGATTTGGCCGCAGACAAAGTGCAGAAATTGGCAAGTCTTTTGCAAATGAGCGAATCTGATCTGCGTAAAAAGTTGAAAGAAGAGCGCAAGCAGGTTTTCTTAAAGCGTCAAGTAGATCCAGTTGTAGCGCAGCAAATTAAACAGCTAGAGATCCCTGGCATTGGTTTAAATAATGAATATCGTCGCTTCTACCCAGAAGGTGAGGCGATGGCGCACGTGGTTGGCTTTACAAATGTGAATGATAAAGGTCAAGAAGGGATGGAGCTTTCTCGTGAGAATGAGCTTGCTGGTCACCCTGGTCAAAGACGAGTAGTAGTTGATCGCCTGGGTCGCGTTGTTGAGGATGTTGCGATCTTACAGTTGCCACAAAATGGAAAAGACTTAAACCTATCCATTGATAGCAAGATACAGTTCTTGGCCTATAACGCCGTTAAAGATGCTGTAGAGCAACATCACGCTAAAGCAGGCGGTGCAGTAGTGCTTGATACCCAAACTGGTGAGATTTTGGCGTTGGCAAATTACCCAAGCTACAACCCAAATGATCGAAGGTACTTAACTGGCGAGCAATTGCGTAATCGCGTATTGACTGACACCTTTGAGCCTGGCTCAACTATCAAGCCGTTAACAATTTCAATTGCTTTAGAAAAAGGCGCTATCAGGCCAGATACCAATATGGTGATTGGTGCGAGTTATTTAGTTGGACCAAAGCCAATTACCGATACGCATCCCTATGGGAATCTAACGGTTGCACAAATTATTCAAAAATCTAGCAACATTGGTACTGCAAAGATTGCCATGAATAATCTTTCTGCCGAAGAAATGTGGGATTTATATACCGCAGTTGGCTTTGGCCAAGCGCCAAAAATTGGTTTCCCTGGTGCTGTTGCGGGCACGGTACATCCTTTCAAAAAATGGATGCCTACTGATCAAGCCCGTATTGCTTTTGGCTATGGTATTTCTGCGTCACTCTTTCAGGTGGCGCGCGCATACACAGTTTTTGCACGTGATGGTGAATTAGTTCCCCTGACGATTGAGCGTAGTCCTGAGTTCAAGCCAGGCGTTAAAGTGCTTTCACCAAAAACGGCTATTGAAATGCGCAACATGATGGAGGCGGTTACTGAGCCGGGGGGAACTGCAGTCAAAGCGCAGGCTGAAGGTTATCGCGTTGGCGGAAAAACAGGCACTGCCCATAAATTAGTTGGCAAAGGATATGGCAATTCTTATCGCGCTTACTTTGCTGGACTTGCCCCCATTAGTGCTCCACGTATTGTGGTTGCGGTAATGATTGATGAGCCTACTGGTGGAAGTCACTACGGTGGTGATGTTGCGGCACCCGTATTCTCGACAATTGTTGGAGAGACGCTCCGTTCATTGAATGTCTTGCCAGACAACAAAGTTAAGCAAATGGTGTTGGAAGATAAAGCCCCAGAGGAAATTCGGCCAGCAGCTGCACACGCTCAACATGTGGTTTTGAAGCGATGA
- the coq7 gene encoding 2-polyprenyl-3-methyl-6-methoxy-1,4-benzoquinone monooxygenase: MDRLILEFDTALRSVVGGAHAHRPTPGSDFGGNSGLDANERKHAAGLMRVNHVGEVCAQALYQSQKLVARNSEIQEMLDHSGKEEMDHLAWCETRLQELGSHTSYLNPLWYAGSFAIGLAAGLAGDKWSLGFVAETEKQVENHLESHLEKLPKEDQRSRAIVDQMRVDEIAHGQAAKNAGGANLPEPIQKIMQAMSKIMTTTAYKI, from the coding sequence ATAGATCGCCTCATACTGGAGTTTGATACCGCCCTTCGGTCGGTGGTCGGTGGTGCTCATGCCCATAGACCCACGCCAGGATCTGATTTTGGGGGTAATTCCGGTTTGGATGCTAACGAGCGCAAACATGCAGCAGGACTCATGCGAGTCAATCATGTGGGTGAAGTTTGTGCGCAAGCGCTGTATCAATCGCAAAAATTAGTTGCTCGAAATTCAGAAATTCAGGAGATGTTGGATCACTCCGGAAAAGAGGAGATGGATCACCTTGCTTGGTGTGAAACTCGTCTTCAAGAGCTCGGATCACACACCAGTTATCTCAATCCACTTTGGTATGCGGGATCCTTTGCAATTGGCTTGGCAGCAGGCTTAGCGGGCGATAAGTGGAGTTTAGGTTTTGTTGCTGAAACAGAAAAACAAGTCGAGAATCACTTGGAAAGTCATCTCGAAAAATTACCAAAAGAAGATCAGCGATCTCGTGCAATTGTGGATCAAATGCGCGTTGATGAAATTGCTCACGGACAAGCCGCAAAAAATGCTGGCGGTGCAAATTTGCCAGAACCCATTCAAAAAATAATGCAGGCGATGTCCAAGATAATGACCACTACTGCTTATAAAATTTAA
- the murF gene encoding UDP-N-acetylmuramoyl-tripeptide--D-alanyl-D-alanine ligase, with protein sequence MSIMTTLAQAQVMLPGSKLLNISAQAAQEISVSRVGTDSRQIDRNELFVALVGERFDAHDFLSDVAKAGASAALISAQDKCPPDLPAICVSNTRVGLGNLAKAWRTNHPIPLALVTGSNGKTTVKEMIASIFKAAVGEQNTLVTKGNLNNDIGLPLTLLKLRATDRLAVVELGMNHPGETAQLAAIAQANIALINNAQREHQEFMATVAAVAEEHSDAIRALPTDGIAVFPADSEFSSVWRQAAAGRKVIDFVLLSAQSKVAAAVTGSLLSNGHVQIKTERGAIEVQLNTLGSHNVRNALAASAVGIAAGVSLEKIKQGLEAFSPVNGRMQAKVIDSNNTLIDDSYNANPDSVRAAIDALKQSGNLSWLILGDMGEVGNQGPEFHREVGAYAAEQGISKLFALGEQCQFALQGFNEVVGNSAAVSNATHFADIDSLIMQLRDALHAQSSGSNQHLNILVKGSRFMRMERVVQALLEEAKTCS encoded by the coding sequence ATGTCTATCATGACCACCCTTGCACAAGCACAGGTAATGTTGCCTGGAAGTAAATTACTGAATATTTCTGCGCAAGCTGCCCAGGAAATCTCTGTTTCTCGAGTGGGTACTGATAGTCGCCAGATCGATCGTAACGAATTATTTGTCGCTTTAGTTGGCGAGCGCTTTGATGCGCATGACTTTTTATCCGATGTGGCTAAGGCAGGGGCTAGTGCTGCCCTTATTAGTGCGCAAGATAAATGCCCGCCTGATTTACCTGCTATTTGCGTTTCAAACACGCGTGTTGGTTTGGGAAATTTAGCAAAAGCATGGCGGACAAATCACCCCATTCCTTTGGCGTTGGTTACTGGCAGCAATGGTAAGACCACCGTAAAAGAGATGATCGCCTCTATTTTTAAAGCCGCAGTGGGCGAACAAAATACTTTGGTTACTAAAGGAAATCTGAATAACGATATTGGTTTGCCGTTAACGCTGTTGAAATTGCGTGCAACAGATCGCCTTGCTGTAGTTGAGCTCGGCATGAATCATCCTGGTGAAACAGCGCAGTTAGCAGCCATTGCGCAGGCAAATATTGCATTAATTAATAATGCCCAGCGCGAGCATCAAGAGTTTATGGCTACGGTTGCGGCTGTAGCAGAAGAGCATTCAGATGCTATTCGTGCTTTGCCAACTGATGGTATTGCTGTATTCCCAGCAGACTCAGAATTTTCAAGTGTTTGGCGCCAGGCTGCTGCAGGTCGAAAAGTGATTGATTTTGTTTTGTTGTCTGCTCAGTCTAAGGTTGCGGCTGCTGTGACCGGAAGTTTGCTAAGCAATGGGCATGTACAGATTAAAACTGAACGAGGGGCTATCGAAGTTCAATTAAATACTTTGGGCAGTCACAATGTTCGCAATGCCTTGGCTGCGAGTGCGGTTGGTATCGCGGCAGGTGTAAGTCTTGAAAAGATTAAGCAGGGTCTTGAAGCATTCTCGCCAGTAAATGGGCGTATGCAGGCAAAAGTGATTGATTCAAATAACACTTTAATTGACGATAGCTATAACGCTAATCCGGATTCCGTAAGAGCCGCTATCGATGCTTTAAAGCAATCGGGTAATTTATCTTGGTTGATTTTGGGTGATATGGGTGAGGTTGGTAATCAGGGTCCCGAATTCCATCGTGAAGTTGGTGCCTATGCTGCTGAGCAAGGAATCTCAAAACTATTTGCTTTGGGGGAGCAATGCCAATTTGCTCTTCAGGGATTTAATGAAGTTGTTGGTAATAGTGCAGCTGTATCTAATGCAACTCATTTTGCCGATATAGATAGTCTCATTATGCAATTAAGAGATGCTTTGCATGCCCAGTCTAGCGGTAGCAATCAACACTTAAATATTTTGGTTAAAGGTTCACGGTTTATGCGCATGGA
- a CDS encoding UDP-N-acetylmuramoyl-L-alanyl-D-glutamate--2,6-diaminopimelate ligase has translation MRVDLKIDTNHLIDHLHTLANSSAKVCADSRQIQSGDIFFAYPVGHGNALCDGRQFIEAALESGAAAVVFDPAGTDQQYLDHPQCFAVEHLATKAGELCAQWYGHPSKELKIIGVTGTNGKTSITQWLAQALDTSSHHTAVLGTLGTGFPGALVQTGYTTPDAPKLQTQLAELRSAGAKQVAMEVSSHALHQERVAGTNIHCAVFTNLTQDHLDYHGSMADYAEAKAKLFQQTGLEHAVINLDDAFGRELAMNLLAKESLKVWAYALSQSAFQGFEKFGDRLSRIYAKDILLSGAGYNASFIFDGVGSAQLHIPLLGEFNLSNALAVWTALLSQGMSLEVAAQKVSQLNPVRGRMELIPLGKSQKKEGLLAVVDYAHTPDALEKTLQALRPIAEQRGGKIWCVFGCGGDRDAGKRSLMGAVAERNADHILITSDNPRSEDPQAIMQMVRSGISKDAQNVQIIADRAAAIMAAIRHSDAHDIVLVAGKGHETTQEINGKKFDFSDQEHIRLAAGGGV, from the coding sequence ATGAGGGTGGATTTGAAAATAGACACCAATCATTTGATTGACCACTTACATACTTTAGCGAACTCCTCCGCAAAAGTATGTGCGGACAGTCGCCAGATTCAGTCTGGCGATATCTTTTTTGCCTACCCTGTAGGTCACGGCAACGCCTTGTGTGATGGTCGTCAATTTATTGAAGCGGCATTAGAGAGTGGTGCAGCCGCAGTGGTCTTCGATCCAGCGGGTACGGATCAGCAGTATTTAGATCATCCACAATGTTTTGCGGTTGAACATCTTGCTACAAAAGCAGGTGAGCTTTGTGCGCAATGGTATGGTCATCCGAGCAAAGAATTAAAAATCATTGGTGTCACTGGCACTAATGGCAAAACTAGCATCACGCAATGGTTAGCCCAGGCTTTAGATACTAGCAGTCATCACACTGCAGTTTTGGGCACCTTAGGTACCGGGTTCCCTGGCGCATTGGTGCAAACTGGCTATACCACTCCAGATGCACCTAAATTACAAACGCAGTTAGCAGAGTTGCGCAGCGCTGGAGCTAAACAAGTCGCGATGGAAGTATCTTCGCATGCTTTGCATCAAGAGAGAGTCGCTGGAACAAATATTCACTGTGCAGTATTTACGAATCTGACGCAGGATCATTTGGATTACCACGGCAGCATGGCTGATTACGCCGAGGCAAAGGCTAAGTTATTTCAGCAAACCGGCCTTGAGCACGCAGTGATTAACTTGGATGATGCTTTTGGTCGTGAGCTTGCCATGAACTTGTTGGCAAAAGAGAGTTTGAAGGTCTGGGCATATGCATTGTCTCAATCCGCGTTCCAGGGATTTGAAAAATTCGGTGACCGTTTATCTCGTATTTATGCAAAAGATATTCTACTGAGTGGGGCGGGTTACAACGCAAGCTTCATTTTTGATGGAGTGGGAAGCGCTCAATTGCATATTCCTTTGCTAGGTGAATTTAATTTAAGTAATGCGCTTGCGGTGTGGACGGCATTACTTTCACAGGGCATGAGCTTGGAAGTAGCCGCTCAAAAAGTGAGCCAATTAAATCCAGTGCGTGGTCGTATGGAGTTAATTCCTTTGGGTAAATCTCAAAAGAAAGAGGGCTTGTTAGCAGTTGTGGATTACGCGCATACCCCAGATGCTTTAGAGAAAACCTTACAAGCATTACGACCTATTGCTGAGCAGCGCGGTGGAAAAATTTGGTGTGTCTTTGGTTGTGGCGGTGATCGCGATGCTGGTAAGCGTTCGCTAATGGGTGCTGTCGCAGAGCGTAATGCCGACCATATTCTGATTACAAGTGACAATCCTCGCTCTGAAGATCCACAGGCTATCATGCAGATGGTTCGCAGTGGTATTAGCAAGGATGCGCAGAACGTTCAAATTATTGCTGATCGTGCGGCCGCCATCATGGCCGCAATTCGTCATTCGGATGCCCACGATATTGTTCTGGTTGCCGGTAAGGGTCATGAAACTACTCAAGAAATCAATGGCAAGAAATTTGATTTTTCTGATCAAGAGCATATTCGCTTAGCCGCTGGAGGTGGAGTCTGA